TCCATCTGTTACATTTGCAATGAGTGAATGATGACAAAACCATCGCGCTGCGATGGTGTGCCCCCACCAGTTCACCGCCCTGGTGGCCTGTTGTGGTAACACGCATCACTTCCAGAAATACAAGTTTCACAAACTGTATAGCAATTCTTTTGCCCAAAATATAAACTAAATGGCTGGTCTTAGGGCAGGTAAGAGTTGCTGTACAAAAACCACTTTAAAATATCTTTAAATAAATGAATGATGAAACATACTAAATAATTTTTCCACAAAATATCCCTTTAAAATAGGGGCGCGTGAGAGTGCGTCTTTTATGTCGGCAAATATGTTACTGTATTAAAAAAATGCCTAGAAGAACTAGCACTGGTTATTGGTGGTGGTTATTATCCACTAACTAGAGCTTTCAGTTTGGTAGTAAACTGGCAGACTTTGAATTCTGGAAAAGGGCAAACGTAATTTGGGTATTGCTAGAGAGGAGATTGACATGAAGTAATAAACTATTGATAAGTTCTAATAATAAACTATTGATAAGTTCTAAGGATGCAAAGGATATGCATCCTTTGCAAAATTCGGAAATATAATCTGAAAAAATTAATCACTCGAAGAGAAATAAATTTCGTAAGTGACAACACTGGTGATAAGTAATAAAGGAGGCTGGAATGATTGCACAATTAACAAaatataaaaattgttcttcgcaAGCAGTTAgtacagaagatggagaaacacgCAGAGAATAAAGAAGAATCTGAATTGGTTAAGAGTACCTGGCAGACTGGAAACAAAGGGTCACTCAGAAGTTTGGACTAGATAGAAGCAGATGTTTCCACATGGCTCTATCCTAAGACCATCGACATTCTTAATATAAATGACCTAATAGAAGACAAAAGCTGTATATGCCATTGTTTGTAAATGACTAAAATCTGAAAGTAAATACTTAATTTTGCAAGACCACTAACACTGCCCATTTTTAATGTAATATGAAAATGGGAAAAGAGAAATGTAAAGAAGTCTACCATAATTATGGGGAAGGCAACTTTGTGCCCCCGCGCCCCTGCTGCCCTCATGCCCTGGACACCCCTGTGCCCTTTGATGCTGTCCCTGGCCCCCCTTTGACACCCACCTTTTTCTCCCCCATACTGTAACATTCCTCTTGACTTGCCTTGCAACTCGTAACAATCATTGTTAACACTGTAATAGGCACATGTCAAGTGTTCTACACTTCATTACATATTGGCATGTAAGTGTTGCTTAAATATGGTTGAAGTTTGAAACTAATATTTAGGTAGGTGTTCTTTTAGAGGATTCTATACCCCTATTTTTCCCATATTGTACTGTGTAAGGTGGATTGCTCAtcacaggttttcagcaatataTCTATCACAAAGAATAGTGTAATTGGAATTTAACTATAAAAGTTTACAAATtgtataattttatttttattttttagaccTGGTCACCACCAACATGTCAGAGGAGCTGCAAGCAGATTTTGAGGGTGGTGATTCGGGTGCTTCCCAAGTGTACCCTGCCCAGTGCTCCTCTCTCCGCAAAAATGGACATGTAGTGATCAAGGTAAATTAAATGTTCTACCGTTTGATATAAcaaaaagcaatgactcctggcctatttccctatcatactactattataattattaatgaaGTTTGCTCCTATAACCTACTCCTTTAGTTCATTTCTTATTCCCACTACTGTTatgctaaaaaaaaattctagTATCTAACTTGAGACACTTAAGCTTTCACCCCATGCCCCCTTGTTCTATTGGTATTATTAATTCTGACCATTTCCTCTTTCCACTGTCAATCCCTCTTTTAAGTCCCTGtctgtgtatccatggggttctcgGTCCAAGAAGCCAGTCTTTTATGTCTTATGTCTTCCCTCTCTTTTCTAGAAtcatcaggtttagttcctttagTCTCTTGTATCTCATCCCTCACAATCCTGAGATGAGCTTGGTTTTCACTAAGACTGGTCTTACATGGCAGTGTACAGCAATCTAAATACCTCTGTTTAGGTTCCTGAATAATGATCTAACGTTTGCTAGTGTAGAGTATGGTGCCGATATCCTATTCGTGTGTCTCCAAAATTAGGTTTGGTGTTGTCCACACCAGGTTCTTTTGTAGTTATTACAGGTAGGTAATTTccattcattgtgtactgtctcgtcacctGTTCACATTAcatcactttacacttgctcaTATTAAACTCTAGTAGCTATTTCTCCAACCATCTGTGCAACTTgtacaagtcctcttggaggacttGTTTGTGTGTTTTAGTTAGCATTTGGCATTAAATTTCTCTTATGACCACAGGATGACAGTTTATTCCATTCTCTAGTAATAAAGACTTCCAGTGACACTCGTGTAGAACCAAGAATGTAAACAAAGCCCCAAAGTTAAATAATGCAGCATTTATAGAGCCCCAGGTTGAGACATTTGTAGTCCCACAGCAGCTGCCTCCAGTTTTCCAGAGATGTACTGTAACCCCATCTGGGTGGTTACCAGAATTGATAGAATCAAGACATTAGGAAGCAAGGTTGTTTCATCAGAGCAGCCATATCTAGTCCTCTttattgctgctattacacttacATTCAGTGTAGAATAGGACTGGAATATTGAATGTTTGGGGCTTTAGGTGCATGCCTGTTGCTGTCATTAAGGCTACTACTAGAAAATCTCTTGCATCTGGAGCTCTTATTTCTGAGAGAGAAGTTACCCAATGTATATTGTTCTTCCACCTTTGAGATGCATTAAAGCTGCTGCTCAATGATGGATGGTAGATTGACGGTCTTTCTTCATGTAGGTCAGCCTTATCTCCCCGaccaagttgttgggcaccattcctttccccatcccatctcaaatccttgtcccttccaagtgctatataattgtAATGGCTTTGCACTTTCCCTTGATAGGTCCCTTCCCTTCAAGTTTGAAGTTATGGTGGGTGTTTGGTCATGTATATCATTCCTAGATGACGTAGGCAATTGTCTGCTATATTAAAAAATTCTTTTGTGCCTTAGTTTACTTCATGAGCATTAGTACACAAATATACATGTTAGAGCTTTGCCTTTTAGGCAATGACTGCTACTGCATGACCATCCTAGAGATAATTGACTGCATGCAAAATGCAAGTATTGGATGATCTTTTGAGGTAAAGAATTATATTGCAAGCACTTTCTATAAAATAATGGTTTCAATTTTATTTATAATAGTGTACATTAAAAGATTAAGGTAAATAAAATTGTTTTGGtatttagaaaagtcattttcatgatGTGCTTTGTGTGAAAATTTTATCAATCTGATGAAAACAGATTTTAGGATTAAAGAACATTATTAATGAATATTTATTTTCCTGACAAAAATGCAGTAAGTTTTCTCTTAATTTTATTTTGAATATATATTCTAGTGATTAGTATTCAgtaaattaacactttcgcgctttccgcaaaggtcactcagccaaccgaatgtgcgcgcagcgtttttatcgcttaagcgtaaaaacaaaaatgtgtatactctttttactcttctgaccttagttctcatgctacgtatttcattttggtaccaacgtgttcgcaataaaattctctagaagaacatcagtaaaaaaagtcacgaaacgtatagggataccagcaccaaataaataactacgaagatgactcgccgtgagcgcccatcagcaacaaaatgtttttactcttgggattgtaatcacctccacacttattctacagcgttaattttggtatcaatggactcgcaatgaaattcccaacacggtgatatgaatataagcgtagaataatgatgcggcccgcccgcaagagtgtgggaagtggtgaaattgttacccggtatcggtgacgggacgacgcacggcgctttgaaagtttatacttatttcactctcatgacattaattttctatgtacgtcattcatttttgtgtcaatgtgttcgcaatagaatgttctatgtgcccataggtaaaaaatatcaacaaagcgtaagttagaatagcgccaaatataaaacaacgctggaacatatcagtgagcgtcaaacacacacgaaatgtttttacttttgttatgtttgtcaagtttatacttgttgcacacagttatttttggttgtatattgatcggaataaaattccctaaacagacatatgcatataatacatgatatgggggaagcattaccagtataaacggctaaagtcacccacctgcaacccgtttgggacaaaataccatttgatcgaagttatccacacctttcatgaacttattgtaccatgcagcctagtggtgagaaagagagcctcatagcgcgcagtttgaaacaaacccaaagtaaatcggataaaaattgaattttatacaaatattttaaaagaggactcaactttatgtccactatgcgttagcgttagacgaaacgggacgcgccggcgcgtccagatagcgcgaaagtgttaagagaaGTGCAGGTGATGACTCCAATACCAGTACCAGTATTTTCATTGACAATAAATACTGAGAATTGACAGATTTCTTTCAAATCGAGTTCAAAATGTAGCTAATAACGGGCATTGTTTTGCTATTATGCCATTATCATACTATGACTTCTACCCCCAATCAGTACTAGTACAATATTATCTGGAAAATGTGTGAAGAGAAGGTTTGACATTTTTAGTTTGGTGTAATGTATTTTATCATTTCTTTATTATTTCATTTTAAACAGGGCCGTGCTTGTAAAATTGTGGAAATGTCAACCTCAAAAACAGGCAAACACGGACATGCAAAAGTTCATCTTGTTGGTATCGACCTTTTCACTGGTAAGAAATATGAAGATATTTGTCCCTCGACCCACAACATGGATGTGCCTGTGGTGAAGCGTGCCGACTACCAGGTTTGTAAGCATGAAATTTTAGATTTTGGGAGTATAATGGCTTTTCCACTCATTCTTTTTTAAATTGTTCTGTCAATAATCTCCATTGTTGAACATTTTATGTATGGTACTGTAATACTATACAGaaatattttaacatttgtattttttttccaacagttgattgacatatCTGATGATGGCTTTTTGTCTCTAATGATGGAATCTGGTGACTTACGTGATGATATTAAAATTCCTGAAGGTGAAGTTGGTGTAGAGATAAAAACAAAGTTTGAAAATGGTGAAGACCTTCTGGtaagttttacttttatatttttttcaaggcattGTTAATTAAATTAGGTACAGTAGTAGATTCTTTAAGGAGGTTCAGATAAATGTGTGTTTATACCGAGCAAATAGTAATTTACCTACTATTATATACTTTCTAATACATCATTGCCATTCTAATATACCATTGCATTATTATATATGACTAATCAGGATTATTTATTAAGCCTATATTATTTTTCGGGCTATCAAAATGGTAGTCAATATAAAATTTGTTGATACTGTATTTGGATAGGTTTTAATGTACAATTTTGTTTAGCTTAAAATTAAGCATCTTTATTGCTCATTCAATCCTACCATTAAATTTATCATTTTTCCTTCCCACACATTTGTCGTTTTTAATAGATCTTATATATTTCTTTTTCAAATACAGTACATCTTTGTGGtctttaaataaatttaaataaatctttTAAG
This DNA window, taken from Procambarus clarkii isolate CNS0578487 chromosome 40, FALCON_Pclarkii_2.0, whole genome shotgun sequence, encodes the following:
- the eEF5 gene encoding eukaryotic translation initiation factor 5A-1, which gives rise to MSEELQADFEGGDSGASQVYPAQCSSLRKNGHVVIKGRACKIVEMSTSKTGKHGHAKVHLVGIDLFTGKKYEDICPSTHNMDVPVVKRADYQLIDISDDGFLSLMMESGDLRDDIKIPEGEVGVEIKTKFENGEDLLLTVLSAMGQEMVVATKPNMK